Proteins from a single region of Gossypium arboreum isolate Shixiya-1 chromosome 1, ASM2569848v2, whole genome shotgun sequence:
- the LOC108481783 gene encoding non-specific lipid transfer protein GPI-anchored 9-like has protein sequence MAQKMLMMAVLVILGTTMATVTVASPACLQSLMSCAPYFNNTDVTLPDDCCNPLQQAVATELICLCSLFNLPSLLSSFDIPYVGAIRIASQCGVVDIISDCISAPSPAPTP, from the exons ATGGCTCAAAAGATGTTGATGATGGCGGTCCTTGTGATATTGGGGACGACGATGGCGACCGTTACAGTTGCAAGTCCGGCTTGTTTGCAGAGCTTGATGTCTTGTGCTCCTTACTTCAACAACACCGATGTCACACTGCCAGACGATTGCTGTAACCCTCTCCAACAAGCCGTCGCTACTGAACTTATTTGCCTTTGCAGCCTCTTCAACCTGCCTTCTTTGCTTAGTTCTTTTGACATCCCCTACGTTGGAGCTATTAGGATCGCCAGTCAGTGCGGTGTCGTTGATATAATCAGCGACTGCATCAGCG CTCCTTCTCCTGCTCCTACACCATAA